From the Petrotoga sibirica DSM 13575 genome, one window contains:
- a CDS encoding ABC transporter substrate-binding protein, producing the protein MKMLLVLLVLSLVSIGVCASDFVVDEMFTPEKPKLGGTLTIRLSSAPQSFNYYGTLDNAAYTIAAQFLRGLVDLNATTFIIEPALAESWEISEDGKEVLFHLRDIKWSDGVPFTADDVIFSMDYFIMNRFAEGNEIARFTIGGELVRWEKVNDKTVKAYLPEPYGAFFNVLSHAYIYPKHKLESKIDKNDLGSVNRLWLTNTPPQEIVGTGPFVLKEYVTDQKVVLEKNPYYWKVDKWGNKLPYVDELVYLVIQDNEVATAQFLAGQIDYMSVSPKDYPYLKQEELSKGKIKVFKGEPVKPTPSPVHITFNFDTKVPELKDIFRNERFRFAMEYALDRDRIIEEVYNTLAVYGGTPVLPSNKAFYNPNIEGIRRSYDLKMAEQMLDSIGIKDRNNDGWRDLPTGERFEFVLTSSNVQEHQDIAYIFSQDLEKIGVKVHLQILDRTLVSQSTLSGDYEAAIGAFGNQPDPQLRKAIWQPGNHLYYNHLSTMNKETSEPIFEEMLEWELRIFEDFEKAQITMDQKLRKIYYDDWQALYAYYVPFIYVCKGMELSAKQSDLSNFFVNEEGVIVYLNETIFKK; encoded by the coding sequence ATGAAAATGTTGTTGGTATTGTTAGTATTGAGTTTGGTAAGTATAGGAGTATGTGCTTCTGATTTTGTTGTGGATGAGATGTTTACACCAGAAAAGCCAAAGCTTGGGGGAACTTTAACCATAAGACTATCAAGTGCCCCTCAATCCTTCAATTATTATGGTACTTTGGATAATGCGGCATATACAATTGCTGCCCAATTTTTGAGAGGATTAGTTGATCTCAATGCTACAACCTTTATTATAGAACCGGCTTTGGCTGAATCTTGGGAAATTTCAGAAGATGGAAAAGAAGTCTTGTTTCATTTAAGGGATATCAAATGGTCCGATGGAGTTCCTTTTACTGCAGACGATGTAATATTTAGTATGGATTATTTCATTATGAATAGATTCGCTGAAGGGAATGAAATAGCAAGATTTACTATCGGAGGAGAACTTGTCAGATGGGAAAAGGTGAACGATAAAACTGTAAAAGCATATCTTCCAGAACCTTATGGAGCTTTTTTTAATGTTTTGAGTCATGCTTACATTTATCCTAAACATAAATTAGAATCAAAGATTGACAAAAACGATTTGGGCTCTGTTAATCGTTTGTGGTTAACTAATACACCTCCGCAGGAAATAGTAGGGACTGGGCCTTTCGTTTTAAAAGAATATGTAACGGATCAAAAAGTTGTTTTAGAAAAAAACCCATACTATTGGAAAGTAGACAAGTGGGGGAACAAGCTGCCGTACGTGGATGAGTTGGTTTATTTAGTGATTCAAGATAATGAAGTTGCAACTGCCCAATTTTTAGCCGGTCAAATCGATTATATGTCAGTATCCCCGAAAGATTATCCTTATTTAAAGCAAGAAGAATTATCTAAAGGGAAGATAAAGGTTTTTAAAGGAGAACCAGTAAAGCCAACACCTAGTCCTGTACACATTACCTTTAATTTTGATACCAAAGTTCCAGAATTAAAAGATATATTTAGAAATGAAAGATTCAGGTTTGCTATGGAATATGCCCTTGATAGAGATAGAATAATAGAAGAAGTATATAATACATTAGCAGTTTATGGTGGGACACCTGTTCTTCCTAGTAACAAAGCTTTTTACAATCCCAATATTGAAGGTATTAGAAGATCATATGATTTAAAAATGGCTGAGCAAATGCTTGATTCGATTGGCATAAAAGACAGAAATAATGATGGATGGAGAGATTTACCCACTGGTGAGAGATTTGAATTTGTTTTAACTTCTTCAAACGTTCAAGAACATCAAGATATTGCTTACATCTTCTCCCAGGATTTGGAAAAAATTGGGGTAAAAGTTCATCTTCAGATATTAGATCGAACATTGGTTTCACAAAGTACCTTATCTGGAGATTATGAAGCTGCCATAGGAGCTTTTGGAAATCAACCCGATCCACAATTAAGAAAGGCAATATGGCAACCCGGAAATCATTTATATTACAACCACCTTTCAACCATGAATAAAGAAACTAGTGAACCTATATTTGAAGAAATGTTAGAGTGGGAATTAAGGATTTTTGAAGACTTCGAGAAGGCTCAGATAACTATGGATCAGAAACTAAGAAAAATCTACTATGATGACTGGCAAGCTCTTTATGCTTACTATGTACCATTCATATATGTTTGTAAAGGTATGGAATTATCAGCCAAACAATCAGATCTCTCAAACTTTTTTGTTAATGAAGAAGGAGTTATCGTCTATCTGAATGAAACTATATTTAAAAAATAG
- a CDS encoding ABC transporter permease produces the protein MKTFIIRRLLIMIPMMFFISVICFVITELQPGDFATQYLNNPRVSPEQVIQLQKSLGLDKPAPQRYWMWIKGIITKGDFGYSFAYKRPVGELIWERMGWTVSIALLTIIFQWIIAVPAGIYTSLHQYSAGDYTLTFLGFIGISIPNFFLALVLMWLALQMGATSVGGLFSPEFIGAPWSWAKIMDLLKHIWLPVVVVGTAGLAGLMRVMRGNMLDFINAPFVTSLKARGLEEKDVRHHIIKNAVNPLVSMAGMQLPDIFSGTIITAIVLNLPTMGPFFYNALLNHDQYLVMTFLMFIAFMTQIGNLIADIALAMLDPRIRIS, from the coding sequence ATGAAAACTTTTATTATTAGAAGATTATTAATTATGATACCAATGATGTTCTTTATTTCGGTAATTTGTTTTGTTATTACTGAGCTACAACCTGGTGATTTTGCAACTCAGTATCTTAACAATCCTCGTGTATCTCCTGAGCAAGTAATTCAATTGCAAAAATCCTTAGGACTTGATAAACCTGCTCCTCAGCGTTACTGGATGTGGATTAAAGGAATTATAACTAAAGGTGATTTTGGTTATTCTTTTGCTTATAAAAGACCCGTTGGGGAGTTAATTTGGGAAAGAATGGGATGGACAGTATCTATTGCCCTTCTTACCATTATATTTCAGTGGATTATAGCAGTCCCTGCTGGCATATACACTTCTTTACATCAATATTCTGCTGGAGATTACACCCTTACCTTTTTAGGCTTTATTGGAATTTCAATTCCAAACTTTTTTCTAGCATTAGTTTTGATGTGGCTAGCTTTGCAAATGGGCGCAACATCAGTTGGAGGATTGTTTTCCCCTGAATTTATAGGAGCTCCATGGAGTTGGGCAAAAATAATGGATCTTTTGAAACATATTTGGCTCCCTGTAGTAGTAGTAGGTACTGCAGGTCTAGCTGGTTTAATGAGAGTCATGAGAGGTAACATGTTGGATTTCATTAATGCCCCATTTGTTACTTCTTTGAAAGCTCGTGGTTTAGAAGAAAAAGACGTAAGACATCATATAATAAAAAATGCTGTAAATCCTTTGGTGAGTATGGCTGGAATGCAATTACCTGATATTTTTAGTGGAACAATAATTACCGCAATAGTTTTAAATTTACCTACGATGGGACCATTTTTTTATAATGCGTTATTAAATCATGATCAATATTTAGTTATGACTTTTTTAATGTTTATCGCTTTTATGACGCAAATTGGGAATTTGATAGCAGATATTGCCCTTGCTATGCTGGATCCGCGTATAAGAATTAGCTAA
- a CDS encoding ABC transporter ATP-binding protein, producing the protein MKTNNILQVEHLKIYFKTFEGISKAVDDISFVLKEKETLGLVGESGCGKTVTNLAIMKLLNAKSTILSGKILYNGWNILQAEEVNIRKLRGKEIGMIFQEPMASFDPLFTIGEQMSEVCKTHLKLSKQESRIQGIEMMKRVGIPEPEKRYDEYPHEMSGGMLQRAMIALNLLTNPKILIADEPTTALDVTVQAQVLNLMKSIQKEFGNSIIFITHDLGVISEMADRVHVMYAGKIVEKGSTMEIFENPKHPYTIGLMKSKIKKEYKAKSLPYIRGTVPNPQQFPVGCRFHPRCEYAMEICRESEPQETVVNEGHLVSCWLFGNRGDELENNKS; encoded by the coding sequence ATCAAAACAAACAATATTTTACAAGTGGAACATTTGAAGATATACTTTAAAACTTTTGAAGGTATTTCTAAAGCCGTTGATGATATTAGCTTTGTATTGAAAGAGAAAGAGACTTTAGGCTTAGTTGGAGAATCCGGATGTGGAAAAACGGTAACCAACCTTGCAATTATGAAATTATTGAATGCTAAATCTACGATTTTGTCAGGGAAAATTCTGTACAATGGATGGAATATATTACAAGCGGAAGAAGTAAATATTAGGAAATTGAGAGGAAAAGAAATAGGAATGATTTTCCAAGAACCAATGGCTTCCTTTGATCCTTTATTTACCATAGGGGAACAAATGTCTGAAGTATGTAAAACGCATTTAAAACTATCAAAACAAGAAAGTAGAATTCAAGGTATAGAGATGATGAAGAGGGTAGGCATTCCTGAGCCAGAAAAGAGATATGATGAGTACCCCCATGAAATGAGTGGAGGAATGCTTCAAAGAGCTATGATTGCTTTAAATCTCTTGACAAACCCAAAAATCTTAATTGCTGATGAACCAACTACTGCCTTGGATGTTACTGTTCAAGCTCAAGTTTTGAATCTGATGAAATCCATTCAAAAAGAATTTGGAAATTCAATAATTTTCATAACCCATGACCTTGGAGTAATATCTGAAATGGCTGACAGAGTGCATGTAATGTATGCAGGTAAAATAGTAGAAAAAGGTAGTACCATGGAGATTTTTGAAAATCCAAAACATCCTTATACAATTGGCTTAATGAAATCAAAAATTAAAAAAGAATACAAAGCAAAATCTCTTCCTTATATTCGAGGTACCGTTCCAAATCCTCAACAATTCCCAGTTGGTTGTAGATTTCATCCCCGTTGTGAATATGCTATGGAGATTTGTCGAGAAAGTGAACCACAGGAAACTGTTGTAAATGAAGGGCACTTAGTTTCCTGTTGGTTGTTTGGAAACAGAGGTGACGAACTTGAAAATAATAAAAGCTAA
- a CDS encoding carbohydrate ABC transporter permease, whose amino-acid sequence MKKKFFPKVIRIILLSMFFIFAIFPLYWIVITSLKPTQEIYSFPIKYWTNNPTLFGYKRLFEFVNFKRYFVNSIFVSLGASFASTIFAMLSGYILSRKEFKWKYSIILFLFFSQMIPTYLIMVPQYTMFSNLNLINKLISLVIIYSGFGAAFSTIMAKGFFDRIPKSIEEAALIDGCNEIQSLFKITIPLMLPGLSAILSFSFVNNWNELFTAVMFLNTSDKYTVPVGLYSIVSKAGVQWNVLGAGIVIALLPTIIVFAISQKYIIAGLTQGSLKD is encoded by the coding sequence ATGAAGAAAAAATTTTTCCCTAAAGTTATACGTATAATTTTACTCTCTATGTTTTTTATTTTTGCAATTTTTCCGTTATATTGGATTGTAATAACTTCGTTAAAACCTACACAGGAAATATACTCCTTTCCAATTAAGTATTGGACAAATAATCCCACGCTCTTTGGATACAAAAGATTATTTGAATTCGTGAATTTTAAAAGGTATTTTGTTAACAGTATTTTCGTATCTTTAGGCGCTTCCTTTGCTTCAACAATATTTGCCATGTTAAGTGGGTATATACTTTCAAGAAAAGAATTCAAATGGAAATATTCTATTATATTATTTTTATTTTTTTCTCAGATGATCCCAACTTATTTAATCATGGTTCCACAATATACAATGTTTTCAAATTTAAATTTGATCAACAAACTTATAAGTTTAGTAATAATTTATAGTGGTTTTGGAGCTGCTTTTAGTACAATAATGGCTAAGGGTTTTTTTGATAGAATTCCAAAAAGTATCGAAGAAGCCGCTTTAATTGACGGATGTAATGAAATCCAATCTCTATTTAAAATCACTATTCCCTTAATGTTACCTGGTTTATCGGCTATTCTCAGTTTTTCTTTTGTGAATAACTGGAACGAGCTGTTTACTGCTGTGATGTTTTTAAACACCTCCGACAAATATACCGTACCTGTAGGGCTATATTCTATTGTATCAAAGGCAGGTGTTCAGTGGAATGTGCTAGGTGCGGGGATTGTGATCGCTCTTTTACCAACAATCATAGTATTTGCTATCTCGCAAAAATATATTATTGCAGGGCTTACACAGGGAAGCTTAAAAGATTAA
- a CDS encoding SH3 domain-containing protein: MLKEFLSYFQDFKKGILANILISFGLINDRSALKALPFKYPLGITPNYPFHDITRLTTLSPGEPILIYRRSFKLNWYFVQKSFYSGWINTKDLIEVSKKTFFDYNKSARTLILMESKVCTEELPTIGKFHFQMGDKLVLANEVETNRFYFKMNTLFPEGCYPVKIPL; encoded by the coding sequence ATGTTAAAAGAGTTTCTTTCGTATTTTCAAGATTTCAAAAAAGGGATTTTGGCGAATATTCTTATATCTTTTGGTTTAATAAATGATAGAAGCGCCCTAAAAGCCCTGCCTTTTAAATATCCATTGGGAATAACACCAAATTATCCTTTTCATGATATTACTAGGCTCACTACTCTTTCGCCTGGGGAACCGATTTTAATTTATAGAAGAAGTTTTAAACTGAATTGGTATTTTGTTCAGAAGTCTTTTTATTCAGGGTGGATAAACACCAAAGATTTAATTGAAGTTTCTAAAAAGACATTTTTTGATTACAATAAATCAGCAAGAACTCTAATATTGATGGAAAGTAAAGTTTGTACTGAGGAGTTGCCTACAATTGGTAAATTTCATTTTCAGATGGGGGATAAGTTAGTTTTAGCAAATGAGGTTGAAACAAATAGATTTTATTTTAAAATGAACACCTTATTTCCTGAAGGGTGTTATCCGGTAAAAATCCCTCTTTAA
- a CDS encoding BadF/BadG/BcrA/BcrD ATPase family protein, whose translation MKFLGIDGGGTHIAASLINESGDILKKIEIETGVNLTSVDQERLKRIISTVKAKTTEVDGIVVSFSGAGTSQRKIQLLDIFKEIFDIDNIVVYNDGESILYSLFKGSSLAIVIAGTGSLIIGMDKDQNMVRSGGWGHLFDDVGGGFWISTRIIQEAFRFRDKLREFDPIFNLLLKFYSCENIEELTSLQGKKDFKTIISSFTKKALEKPTNLVEEIINEGISDLTLRCKKILDSLGINDLYLSGSLFKSEYYLQKFQEFMYNYSLHPSNFDVSEQMALLARKYFLTE comes from the coding sequence ATGAAATTTTTAGGAATAGACGGCGGTGGTACTCACATAGCTGCCAGTTTGATCAACGAAAGCGGAGATATATTAAAAAAAATTGAGATAGAAACAGGTGTCAATCTCACCTCTGTTGATCAAGAAAGACTGAAAAGAATTATAAGTACAGTTAAAGCAAAAACTACCGAAGTTGATGGAATAGTAGTAAGTTTCTCAGGTGCTGGAACATCCCAAAGAAAAATACAACTATTAGATATTTTTAAGGAAATTTTTGACATCGACAACATCGTCGTATATAACGATGGTGAATCTATTCTTTACTCACTTTTCAAAGGAAGTAGTTTAGCGATTGTTATCGCAGGCACGGGGTCTTTGATCATCGGTATGGATAAAGATCAAAATATGGTAAGAAGCGGTGGTTGGGGGCATCTTTTTGACGATGTAGGAGGAGGTTTTTGGATATCCACAAGAATCATTCAGGAAGCCTTCAGATTCAGAGACAAATTAAGAGAGTTCGATCCTATTTTTAATCTACTTCTAAAATTTTACTCTTGTGAAAATATTGAAGAACTTACCTCTTTACAAGGAAAAAAAGATTTTAAAACAATCATTTCTTCGTTCACCAAAAAAGCTTTAGAAAAGCCAACAAACCTTGTTGAAGAAATAATTAATGAAGGTATTTCTGATTTAACTTTAAGATGTAAAAAGATTTTAGATTCTTTGGGTATTAATGATCTTTATTTGAGTGGAAGTCTTTTTAAGTCTGAATATTACTTACAAAAATTTCAAGAATTTATGTACAATTATTCATTACACCCGTCGAATTTTGATGTAAGTGAACAAATGGCATTATTAGCTAGAAAGTATTTTTTAACCGAATAA
- a CDS encoding ABC transporter permease — MKDQTKRIVNAFFKNKLGIIGLIILIILYIFTLFAEFIAPYSYTTSNSSYTYAPPTKIRWFYEDKFVGPYIHPLKKERDAVTLQLKYVEDKSEIIPIKFFVKGDTYKFWGIIESDIHLFGIPKDSNAMLFLFGADKFGRDLFSRIIYGSRVSMTIGLVGTFISVLIGAILGAISGYYGGWIDVIIQRFTELLRSFPRIPLWLALAMILPPEWPSTMIYFGIVLVLSFIGWMGVARVVRGMVLSLREKEFILASQTMGASGFRIVIKHLIPNTMSYLIVVSTLSIPGMILGESSMSFLGLGVKEPMTSWGLLLGQAQSLSALSSYPWLLIPGIFIVIAVLSFNFVGESMRDAVDPYKVGERA, encoded by the coding sequence TTGAAGGATCAAACCAAAAGAATTGTAAATGCTTTTTTTAAAAATAAATTAGGTATAATAGGTTTAATAATTCTTATTATTTTATATATATTTACTTTATTTGCTGAATTTATAGCTCCCTATTCTTACACTACTTCGAACAGTAGTTACACATATGCACCTCCAACTAAGATAAGGTGGTTTTATGAAGATAAATTTGTTGGACCTTATATACATCCTTTGAAGAAAGAAAGAGATGCGGTTACTCTCCAATTGAAATATGTAGAGGATAAAAGTGAAATAATTCCAATAAAATTTTTTGTGAAAGGAGATACTTACAAATTTTGGGGCATAATAGAAAGTGATATCCATCTTTTTGGTATTCCAAAAGATTCAAACGCTATGTTATTTTTGTTTGGTGCTGATAAATTTGGAAGAGATTTATTTTCTAGGATTATATATGGCTCTAGAGTGTCCATGACAATAGGACTTGTAGGAACTTTTATAAGTGTGCTAATAGGTGCAATTTTAGGTGCTATATCTGGGTACTATGGGGGTTGGATCGATGTAATTATTCAAAGATTTACTGAATTACTGAGATCCTTCCCAAGAATTCCTTTATGGTTGGCGCTTGCAATGATTTTGCCACCTGAGTGGCCAAGTACGATGATTTATTTTGGTATAGTATTGGTTTTGTCATTTATTGGATGGATGGGGGTTGCAAGGGTAGTTAGGGGGATGGTCTTAAGTTTAAGGGAGAAAGAGTTTATCTTGGCATCTCAAACCATGGGAGCATCAGGCTTTAGGATAGTTATTAAGCACTTAATTCCAAATACAATGTCTTATTTAATAGTTGTTTCTACCTTATCCATTCCCGGAATGATCCTAGGAGAAAGTTCCATGAGTTTTTTGGGTTTAGGAGTCAAAGAACCAATGACAAGTTGGGGTTTGTTACTTGGTCAAGCCCAATCTCTTTCTGCTCTTTCTTCTTACCCTTGGCTCTTAATACCAGGGATTTTTATCGTCATTGCTGTACTTTCCTTTAATTTCGTTGGAGAATCTATGAGAGACGCTGTAGATCCTTATAAGGTAGGCGAAAGAGCGTGA
- a CDS encoding ABC transporter substrate-binding protein, producing the protein MKKLLVLMCVLMVGLFVFSEEVITLNLIEAFSSPYRTPTLNNIIQMFETLNPGVKINVISPPYETAYQKINLMVSTEQPLDIVEIGDWDLSALAAMGKLEDLTPYIDSWPEKDDMVEGVLEAASIYQGIPYLLPHGIFVKALFYRPDILARYGIESYPKTMPELYEISKKLTESGKNQYGFAFRGKGYPTAFIDIVLTSFFDDIDPNNMYLTKSGEIIFENPRAVEALNFYVSLYKDTAPKDSINWGWDEQVNSFVSGITPLLFQDPDTTGMLNEMLQPGQYKTAPLPLGTSGKVYPTFGFVGWGIPTYSEHKDLAWKFIKFVASAEINGYWSKSYGALPVLQSVYTYDPYFSSDLFEGWTKMFDDPEHYQFTEYPLDNENWGKWNEFQEKTMQQVLLGKLSVENCLKQWTDFWKDTGIK; encoded by the coding sequence ATGAAAAAATTACTTGTTTTAATGTGTGTTTTGATGGTTGGTTTATTCGTTTTTTCTGAAGAAGTTATAACTTTAAATTTGATTGAAGCCTTTTCAAGCCCCTACAGAACTCCTACCTTAAACAATATAATACAAATGTTCGAGACTTTGAATCCTGGGGTAAAAATCAATGTCATTTCTCCACCTTACGAAACAGCCTATCAAAAGATCAATTTAATGGTAAGTACAGAACAACCACTCGATATCGTAGAGATAGGTGACTGGGATTTAAGTGCTTTAGCTGCTATGGGAAAGTTAGAAGATTTAACTCCTTATATCGACTCTTGGCCTGAAAAAGATGACATGGTCGAAGGGGTTTTAGAAGCTGCTAGCATTTACCAGGGTATCCCCTATTTGTTGCCTCATGGCATTTTTGTAAAAGCACTCTTTTACAGACCAGATATTTTGGCAAGATACGGGATTGAAAGTTATCCAAAAACAATGCCTGAACTGTACGAAATATCAAAGAAATTAACAGAATCGGGCAAAAATCAGTATGGTTTCGCATTTAGAGGCAAGGGTTATCCAACGGCATTTATTGATATTGTTTTAACTTCATTCTTTGATGACATAGATCCAAATAATATGTATTTAACTAAATCCGGTGAAATTATTTTTGAAAACCCACGGGCCGTAGAAGCGTTAAATTTCTATGTCAGTTTGTATAAAGACACAGCTCCAAAAGATTCAATTAATTGGGGATGGGATGAGCAAGTTAATTCGTTTGTTTCGGGTATAACACCACTACTATTTCAAGACCCTGACACAACTGGCATGCTAAACGAAATGCTCCAACCTGGCCAATATAAAACTGCCCCACTTCCTTTAGGAACAAGTGGGAAAGTTTATCCAACCTTTGGATTCGTAGGCTGGGGAATTCCTACATACTCAGAACATAAAGATTTGGCTTGGAAATTCATTAAATTCGTTGCTTCAGCTGAAATAAATGGTTATTGGAGCAAGAGTTATGGTGCTTTACCAGTTTTACAATCAGTCTATACTTACGATCCGTATTTCAGCTCAGATCTTTTTGAAGGTTGGACCAAAATGTTTGACGATCCGGAACATTATCAATTCACAGAATACCCTTTAGATAACGAAAATTGGGGAAAGTGGAATGAATTCCAGGAAAAAACAATGCAACAAGTATTGCTCGGAAAACTTTCCGTAGAAAACTGCTTGAAGCAGTGGACAGATTTTTGGAAAGATACTGGCATTAAATAG
- a CDS encoding carbohydrate ABC transporter permease: protein MKRKKFIFFLLLPTLLLISFIILYPTISGVMLSFKNYSLYNFQNIEWIGFENFKVIFFSDPFYINTIWNTLEWVLFSVFFQLILGFILALLMKEPFKGRGIYAGLVFYPWAISGFAIGLIWSWLLNGQFGVINDILIKIGIIEENISFLSDPSLAMFSVILVNVWYGIPFFAIMILAALQSVPDSLYDAAEIDGAGYFTKLFNITIPYIKPTLINTILLRTIWVMNFPDIIYGMTRGGPAGSTEILAVKMINTVFYESDYSKAAAHGVVIISILFIYTIMYLKLTSKREFSL from the coding sequence TTGAAACGAAAAAAATTTATTTTTTTCTTGTTATTGCCCACTTTGTTATTAATATCTTTTATCATTTTATACCCCACTATCAGTGGGGTAATGTTATCTTTTAAAAATTACTCCCTTTATAACTTCCAAAATATTGAATGGATAGGTTTCGAAAATTTTAAAGTCATTTTTTTTTCTGATCCTTTTTATATAAATACTATTTGGAACACCCTGGAATGGGTTTTATTCTCCGTGTTTTTCCAGTTAATCTTGGGTTTTATTCTAGCCCTTTTGATGAAAGAACCTTTTAAAGGTAGAGGTATATATGCAGGACTAGTTTTTTATCCATGGGCAATTTCTGGGTTTGCCATAGGCTTAATTTGGTCATGGTTGTTAAATGGTCAATTCGGGGTTATCAATGATATATTAATAAAAATTGGAATCATTGAAGAAAACATTAGTTTTCTTTCGGACCCTTCGTTAGCAATGTTTTCTGTTATTTTAGTGAATGTCTGGTATGGAATACCTTTTTTTGCCATCATGATTTTAGCAGCATTACAGTCAGTTCCTGATTCTCTTTACGATGCAGCGGAAATCGACGGCGCAGGTTACTTCACAAAGCTTTTTAATATCACTATACCATATATTAAACCCACTCTGATAAATACTATTTTATTGAGAACTATATGGGTTATGAATTTTCCTGATATCATTTACGGCATGACACGTGGTGGGCCTGCTGGAAGCACAGAGATTTTGGCTGTAAAGATGATAAATACCGTTTTTTATGAATCCGACTACAGTAAAGCTGCAGCACATGGTGTGGTTATTATTTCAATTCTTTTCATTTATACTATCATGTACTTAAAATTAACTTCTAAACGGGAGTTTAGCTTATGA
- a CDS encoding ABC transporter ATP-binding protein — MKIIKAKNIKKYFPIRGGVFLKVKGYVKALENVDIEVEEFKTLGIVGESGCGKTTLGRIITKIYEPTGGELYYYSENGNEYNITKKIDKTIKDTFRKNVQMIFQNPYESLDPRLTIDEIIKEPLQIHKVFKNKKEENEYVEMLLQRVGLSPSYTKRYPHEFSGGQRQRIAIARALALRPKLIVCDEPTSALDVSVQNQIIEVLKKIQKDFKISYLFISHNLDLIYHVSDKISVMYLGNILEEATSEELFQNPLHPYTKVLMNSMPSWNPKNRKLDKVSVQGEPPSPVNPPSGCPFRTRCKYKMKICEQIKPELLGEGHRVACHLYD, encoded by the coding sequence TTGAAAATAATAAAAGCTAAAAATATTAAAAAATATTTTCCAATTAGAGGAGGAGTATTTTTAAAAGTCAAAGGGTATGTCAAGGCTTTGGAAAACGTTGATATTGAAGTGGAGGAATTTAAAACATTAGGAATTGTGGGGGAGTCCGGTTGTGGTAAAACAACATTGGGTAGAATAATTACAAAGATATACGAACCAACAGGAGGAGAACTATATTATTATAGTGAAAATGGCAATGAGTATAATATAACAAAAAAAATTGATAAGACTATAAAGGATACCTTTAGAAAAAATGTACAAATGATTTTTCAGAATCCGTATGAGTCTCTGGATCCAAGGCTTACCATAGATGAAATAATAAAAGAACCTTTGCAAATTCATAAAGTATTTAAAAATAAAAAAGAAGAAAATGAATATGTTGAAATGTTGTTACAAAGAGTTGGTCTTAGTCCTTCTTATACAAAAAGGTATCCTCATGAGTTCAGTGGAGGGCAAAGGCAAAGGATTGCAATAGCAAGAGCTTTGGCCTTAAGACCAAAATTAATTGTATGTGATGAACCAACATCTGCTTTAGATGTATCTGTTCAAAATCAAATAATCGAAGTATTAAAAAAAATCCAAAAAGATTTTAAAATTTCTTATCTCTTTATTTCCCATAACCTAGATTTAATATATCATGTAAGTGATAAAATATCTGTAATGTATTTAGGAAATATTTTAGAAGAGGCAACTTCGGAGGAGTTATTTCAAAATCCTCTACATCCTTATACCAAAGTTTTGATGAATTCCATGCCAAGTTGGAACCCCAAAAACAGAAAATTAGATAAAGTTTCTGTACAAGGGGAACCTCCAAGTCCTGTCAATCCGCCTTCTGGTTGTCCTTTTCGTACAAGATGCAAATATAAAATGAAAATTTGCGAGCAAATAAAGCCAGAATTATTAGGAGAAGGGCATAGAGTAGCTTGTCATTTATACGATTGA
- a CDS encoding NlpC/P60 family protein: MKDMAGGGSDYNRDCLRFIMDIFKCFGVYLPRDTKYQGNMNPAEKISFPQQTEDRKIILDGLKTGDLLFMKGHVMMYLGKFGNEYYVIHQGTGFKQKKPNGDFEGFDIHGTFIMPLSVYTLNSSTTYLDSLSLAVKITQGLNKI, translated from the coding sequence GTGAAAGATATGGCTGGGGGGGGAAGTGATTACAATAGAGATTGTTTGCGTTTCATAATGGATATATTTAAGTGTTTTGGAGTATATTTACCAAGAGATACTAAGTATCAAGGAAACATGAATCCAGCTGAAAAAATTTCTTTTCCTCAGCAAACAGAGGATAGAAAAATAATATTGGATGGTTTAAAAACTGGGGATCTTCTTTTTATGAAAGGTCATGTGATGATGTATCTAGGTAAATTCGGAAATGAATACTATGTAATACATCAAGGGACAGGCTTTAAGCAGAAAAAGCCCAATGGAGATTTTGAGGGGTTCGATATTCATGGTACATTTATAATGCCTCTTTCTGTTTATACTTTAAATTCGAGTACTACTTATTTGGACTCTCTTTCATTGGCTGTAAAAATCACACAAGGTCTTAATAAAATATAA